The DNA window AGGGTACATCCTTAACAAACGCATTGGCTGTCGTATTGTGTTTTTTGAATGCATCCCTGTGCCTGTTGAGCATATCCGCTTCCTGTTCCGTGACGGCGAATCCTTTTTCAGCTAAGTCAATTGAGGGCTGGATGATCTTTTCCATCGGAAGCCTGCAGTATTTCAACGTCGCAAAAAAGCCTGCAACACTTCCGGGAATGCCTACGGCAAGCCGCCCGTTCTGGGAAAGGTCTGTACTGGCTTTTCCGCTTTTATCAAGGTACATATCCCTCGATGCTTTCAGGGGAGCAGTTTCCCGGTAATCCAGGGTAAACTTTTCGCCGTTGTTTTTGACGCCGACCAGAAATCCGCCGCCGCCAATATTGCCTGCCTGAGGATAAACGACGGCCAATGCATACTGCGTAGCAACTGCTGCGTCATAAGCATTGCCGCCCATTTTCAAAATGCTGGCACCGGCTTCGCTGGCCAGCGGATGGGCGGAGACTACCACACCTTTGTTTTTTACTTTTACCTCCTTTACAATCGTAATGTCTGTGTACTGTGCTGAGAAATATTGCGTTATCAGTACCCCTATAATGATCATCTTCTTCATGATAAAAAATATACCCGAATTTACAATTTTGTTTTTGAATAGGGGGTTAAAATCTTTATTTTTGCTTCAATCAACTAAAAAGAAAACAATGGAATCCTATACGGAAAAAATCCTGATTACCGGTGCTTTGGGCCAGATCGGCACAGAGCTTACCAACCGCCTGGTTGAAATTCACGGCGCAGACAATGTAGTAGCTTCGGGTCTTGACAAATGGCAGGAAGGCATCAGCTCGGCAGGTCATTATGAGAGACTGGATGTGACCAATACAAAATTGGTGAGGCAAGTCATCAAAGATTATGAAATCACTACGGTATACCATCTGGCATCCCTGCTGTCAGGAACTTCGGAAAAACAGCCGCTGTTCGCATGGAAACTGAACCTGGAGCCTCTTATCGATTTTTGTGAAATGGCGAAGGAAGGGCTTATCAAAAAGATTTTCTGGCCAAGCTCTATTGCGGTCTTCGGGAAAGGGATTCCAAAAGAAAATGTGGGGCAGGAGGTAGTGCTGAATCCTACCACCGTATATGGGATCTCCAAAATGGCAGGGGAGAAGTGGTGCGAATATTACTTCGATAAATACGGCGTAGACGTTAGAAGCATCAGGTATCCCGGATTGATCTCCTGGAAGACTCCGGCAGGCGGCGGGACTACGGATTATGCTGTGGAAATTTTTTATAAAGCCATAGAGGACGGAAAATACACCAGCTTTATTTCTGAAGATACCGCCATGCCGATGCTGTATATGGATGATGCTATTGAAGCTACCCTGAAATTGATGGATGCTCCTAAGGAGAGCCTGACGGTCCGTTCATCGTACAACCTGGGCGGAATGTCTTTCACCCCCAAACAGCTGGCTGAAGAAATCAGGAAAGAAATCCCGGGATTTGAGATCAGCTATGAGCCCGATTTTAGACAGGCCATTGCAGATTCCTGGCCGGCATCCATTGATGATTCCACGGCAAAAAACGACTGGAAACTTTCTTACAATTTCGGAATTTCCGAAATGACTCAGGACATGATTAAAAATCTAAGAATAAAATTAGGTAAAAATTAATGCTTTAATTTTAACTTTAAATAAGAGTATTTTTAACATCTGATTTTTAATATATTATAATAATTATCTAGAATTATATTTAAATGGTATTATTGACTTTTAATATTGTTACTATTGAAGCCTCCTGTCAAAATGGGAATGAAATCTCTGATGAAATGAGGTTGAATATAACTATAGATAATACCAAAGCCATACTCAGGATTTTAGATCTTCATGATGTAAAAGCCAGTTTCTTTATTGAGATTTCCATCACAGGAAAACTTAAAAATCTTATCAAAGCAATTTCATCCCAAGGGCATGAAATTGCTTTTTATAATAAGAATTCTACCATCGAAAATATTGAGGAAACTAAAAAAGAAACGGAATATTTCCTGGAGAAACAGATCAGGGGCATCCGTCAGAAAGACGTGCTGATCCCTTCAGAAGACCTGAAGATGATCGGGTTTAATTATATATCGCGGATCGATCATGCCCATGTGCTTTTTCCTTTCAAGCGGTTAAAGACTACCACAAAGATTACAGAAGAAGACGGATTGAGCATCATTCCCGAAAGTATTTCTCCCTACAGCCAATTGCCTTATAATGATTTTATTTTCCAGTTCCTGCCGGTGAAATACTATCAGAATATGGTCTTTGAAACCCTTAAAAACGACGATTTTGTACTCATCTATCTGGAGTCCTGGCAGTTTACGGACCTGAATAAACACCGCTTTTCTGTCCCCTTCTACAGGCGGCTGAATGCAGGCAAAAAAATGGAGGACAAACTGGATGCCCTCCTTAACTGGATCAATGAAAAAGAACTGGCTACTTCCCGTGTCAAGGATTATATTTTCTGATCTTTTTCTTCATTCATGCAAACCGCCAGAAGATCGGTTGAGTATTGCATATCTTTCTGAAATAGGATAACATCACTGGAATACCCCGAACTGAAGTCATTCTGAGCAATATTTCCTGTAGCAGGTGCATTTCCTGATTTTAATTTTTTCAGGTAATCAAATGCCTTCTTTTGCAGTTTTAACAGGAAAACACGTAATGGATAAGGATATACCGATAATGTCGAAGGAAGTACCATTAGCCGTTCCTTTCTGGTCCGTTTAATTTCTTCAAGGACCAGGTCTGAATCTGACCCGATTTTTAAAATTTCCACTTTGTCAAAGTGCCGTTCAAGCAGGTTTGTAAGGCTTTCCGGGCTGTATTCTTTCAGATGGAAAATATTCCAGGGCTGCTGGTATCTGAATAGCCGGTGTTTCTTATCCGGAGTGGAGATCATTAACATTCCGCCAGGATTCAAAAGCTTTTTTAATGTTGATGCATACGCCTGGTCATCCGGAACATGTTCTATGACCTGAAACGAAGTAATGACATCGAATTTTTCGTTTCCCAATTCGGCAATCGTCATAAAGCTCAGGTTAGGGGACAGGTATTCCTTCCTGGCAAAATCAACCGCCTCCCTGCTGATATCCACGCCTGTAACGCTTTTTGCCTTCAGGGAAAGCATGTGGGAACCGTAACCTGAGCCACAGCCAAAATCGAGCACTTTTTTACCTGCT is part of the Chryseobacterium camelliae genome and encodes:
- a CDS encoding NAD-dependent epimerase/dehydratase family protein, coding for MESYTEKILITGALGQIGTELTNRLVEIHGADNVVASGLDKWQEGISSAGHYERLDVTNTKLVRQVIKDYEITTVYHLASLLSGTSEKQPLFAWKLNLEPLIDFCEMAKEGLIKKIFWPSSIAVFGKGIPKENVGQEVVLNPTTVYGISKMAGEKWCEYYFDKYGVDVRSIRYPGLISWKTPAGGGTTDYAVEIFYKAIEDGKYTSFISEDTAMPMLYMDDAIEATLKLMDAPKESLTVRSSYNLGGMSFTPKQLAEEIRKEIPGFEISYEPDFRQAIADSWPASIDDSTAKNDWKLSYNFGISEMTQDMIKNLRIKLGKN
- a CDS encoding polysaccharide deacetylase; translation: MRLNITIDNTKAILRILDLHDVKASFFIEISITGKLKNLIKAISSQGHEIAFYNKNSTIENIEETKKETEYFLEKQIRGIRQKDVLIPSEDLKMIGFNYISRIDHAHVLFPFKRLKTTTKITEEDGLSIIPESISPYSQLPYNDFIFQFLPVKYYQNMVFETLKNDDFVLIYLESWQFTDLNKHRFSVPFYRRLNAGKKMEDKLDALLNWINEKELATSRVKDYIF
- a CDS encoding class I SAM-dependent methyltransferase; translated protein: MKDTGERHIVNGSFKNKSELYLHLMHIATYEYAEKFAAGKKVLDFGCGSGYGSHMLSLKAKSVTGVDISREAVDFARKEYLSPNLSFMTIAELGNEKFDVITSFQVIEHVPDDQAYASTLKKLLNPGGMLMISTPDKKHRLFRYQQPWNIFHLKEYSPESLTNLLERHFDKVEILKIGSDSDLVLEEIKRTRKERLMVLPSTLSVYPYPLRVFLLKLQKKAFDYLKKLKSGNAPATGNIAQNDFSSGYSSDVILFQKDMQYSTDLLAVCMNEEKDQKI